From the Rattus norvegicus strain BN/NHsdMcwi chromosome Y, GRCr8, whole genome shotgun sequence genome, one window contains:
- the LOC134484257 gene encoding Y-linked testis-specific protein 1-like, translating into MNPEHRTIATREWTRSAMAYHTRSTAMKKRMSLKRMSTPSFQKRRRRPSRQALGNIVGCRISHGWKEGDEPITQWKAIVLDQLPTNPSLYLVKYDGIDCVYALELYSDERILKLKVLPHKVVFPQVKDAHLASAMVGRAVEHKFENKHGSKDNWRGVVLAQVPIMKDWFYITYEKDPVLYIYQLLEDYAEGNLRIIPETPPAEVKSDTDSDILTGQSVHYTRSDGSKKIGKVIYQVLAKPSVYFIKFDGDVHIYVYNLVEKIS; encoded by the coding sequence ATGAatcctgaacacagaacgatagccacaagagagtggaccaggagtgccatggcctaccacactaggtctacagccatgaagaagaggatgtctctgaagaggatgagcacaccatccttccagaagcggaggagaaggccttctcgccaggccctggggaacattgtgggctgcagaatttctcatggatggaaggaaggtgatgagcccatcacacaatggaaggccatcgttctagatcaactgccaacaaatccctctctctatctggtcaagtatgacggGATTGACTGTGTTTATGCACTTGAACTttacagcgatgagaggattttaaagcttaaggtcttgcctcacaaagtagtgtttcctcaagtgaaagatgcccatctcgcaagtgccatggttggccgagctgtggagcataaatttgagaacaaacatggctctaaggacaactggaggggggtggtcctagcccaggtgccaatcatgaaggactggttttataTCACCTATGAGAAAGATCCAGTTCTATACATCTACCAACTCCTGGAGgattacgcagaaggtaacctccgtatcattccagagactcctccagcagaggtgaagtcagacactgacagcgacatcttaacaggtcaaagTGTGCATtacaccagaagcgacgggtccaaaaagataggcaaagtcatttaccaagttctagccaagccttctgtgtacttcatcaagtttgatggcgacgtccacatctacgtctataatctggtggaaaagatcagttaa